A genomic stretch from Effusibacillus pohliae DSM 22757 includes:
- a CDS encoding branched-chain amino acid ABC transporter permease, with protein MDIVLQLLVSGVLLGGIYVLVSIGLTLVFGVMKIVNFAHGDFLMLGMFGAFFLFQSLGLNPYVSIFVMAPALFLLGTIVYQTIVGRTISRSPVVQIFAFIGLSVALQNLALVLFSADYRALNTPLVNKVFQVGPVHVSFALLAAFLVASIITLLLFLFLHYTYTGKAIRSASQDRFAATLMGISNQKIYRFTFALGLGLLGIAGCLLIPIYSVYPTVGEQFALIAFVVVVLGGLGSLPGAVAGGILIGLIETLSSYFIAPSMKQLVYFCVFILILILRPNGLFGKPGAAEVAAE; from the coding sequence ATGGATATCGTTCTGCAGCTTTTGGTGTCGGGCGTTTTGTTGGGCGGAATTTATGTGCTGGTCAGCATCGGGCTGACTTTGGTGTTTGGCGTGATGAAGATCGTCAATTTCGCGCACGGGGATTTTCTGATGTTGGGGATGTTCGGCGCTTTCTTCCTGTTTCAGTCGCTTGGGCTGAATCCGTACGTGTCCATTTTCGTGATGGCGCCGGCACTGTTTCTGCTGGGAACGATCGTCTACCAAACGATCGTCGGGCGAACGATTTCGCGGTCACCCGTCGTCCAGATCTTTGCGTTTATCGGGTTGTCGGTCGCCTTGCAAAACCTCGCGCTGGTTCTGTTTTCCGCCGATTATCGCGCGCTCAACACGCCGCTTGTGAACAAGGTGTTTCAGGTGGGGCCGGTGCATGTCAGTTTCGCGCTGCTGGCAGCTTTCCTGGTCGCGAGCATCATCACGCTGCTGCTGTTTTTGTTCCTGCATTACACCTATACCGGGAAAGCGATTCGTTCCGCTTCGCAGGATCGATTCGCCGCTACGCTGATGGGGATCTCGAACCAGAAGATTTATCGGTTCACTTTCGCTCTCGGCCTGGGACTTTTGGGAATCGCGGGATGTCTGTTGATTCCGATCTATTCTGTTTATCCGACTGTCGGTGAACAATTCGCACTGATCGCATTTGTTGTGGTGGTACTCGGCGGACTGGGGAGTCTGCCGGGAGCGGTTGCGGGGGGAATTTTGATCGGGTTGATCGAGACATTGAGCAGTTATTTTATTGCGCCGTCGATGAAGCAATTGGTGTACTTCTGCGTGTTTATTCTGATCCTGATCCTGCGTCCCAACGGTTTGTTCGGAAAACCGGGCGCTGCGGAGGTGGCGGCGGAATGA
- a CDS encoding ABC transporter substrate-binding protein — MELVKADIPDATAAVNEVNRLISQEKVKTIVGVYASPLAMAASEVTERNKVVLWEVAATDPRVTGRGYKYIFRPNPNASSYGPATIEFLTKEVAPKLGLQPSQMKLAILREDGDFGTGVTNATKEAAQKAGIPVVGEIKYNAKTTNDMTSIILQLKQLNPDVLDVVQYDTDAQLFWKQAKQLGYSPKVVIGNGAGQSSDNFGQTFGKDANGVLDTSSAMVINKQALTPEAQQLEEQFFKRYKEKFGKEPDLIAKLAFSSAYVLFHDVLQKTGTTDSEKVRQQALALDLPVGSTPVGWGVKFGEDGQNTRAQMAVMQWQSGKLNVVYPEKFAVEKAILIPLPAWNERK; from the coding sequence TCCCGGATGCGACTGCTGCGGTCAACGAAGTGAACCGCTTGATCAGCCAGGAGAAGGTAAAGACGATTGTCGGGGTGTATGCAAGCCCACTGGCGATGGCCGCGTCGGAAGTGACCGAACGGAACAAGGTGGTGCTGTGGGAAGTGGCTGCCACCGACCCGCGGGTCACCGGCAGGGGATACAAGTACATTTTCCGGCCGAATCCGAATGCCTCCAGTTACGGGCCGGCGACGATCGAATTTTTGACGAAAGAAGTGGCGCCAAAACTCGGGTTGCAACCCTCCCAGATGAAACTTGCGATTTTACGTGAGGACGGGGATTTTGGCACGGGTGTCACGAACGCGACGAAGGAAGCGGCGCAAAAAGCGGGCATACCTGTCGTCGGGGAAATCAAATACAATGCCAAGACGACCAATGACATGACATCGATCATTCTGCAACTGAAGCAACTGAATCCCGACGTTTTGGATGTGGTTCAATATGACACCGATGCACAATTGTTCTGGAAACAGGCAAAACAACTGGGGTACAGCCCAAAAGTGGTGATTGGCAACGGCGCCGGCCAAAGCTCCGACAATTTTGGCCAAACATTCGGCAAGGATGCGAACGGTGTGCTGGATACATCGAGTGCGATGGTGATCAACAAGCAGGCCCTCACACCGGAAGCCCAACAGCTCGAGGAGCAGTTTTTCAAACGCTACAAGGAAAAATTCGGGAAAGAGCCGGATCTGATCGCAAAACTGGCGTTTTCTTCCGCTTATGTGCTATTTCACGACGTCTTGCAAAAGACGGGAACCACCGACTCCGAGAAGGTTCGTCAACAGGCTCTGGCGCTTGATCTGCCGGTAGGCTCGACCCCTGTTGGCTGGGGAGTCAAATTTGGCGAGGATGGCCAAAACACCAGGGCGCAGATGGCGGTGATGCAGTGGCAAAGCGGCAAATTGAATGTGGTGTATCCGGAAAAATTCGCGGTTGAGAAAGCGATCCTCATTCCGCTTCCCGCTTGGAATGAACGGAAATAG
- a CDS encoding ABC transporter ATP-binding protein — translation MLELNNVNAYYGDVQVLRDISLSIRKGEIVTIVGANAAGKSTILKAISGTVPNAEGSIRFQGEELTVIPAHQRVEMGLVHVPEGRRLFPHLSVRENLEMGAYIKRARLQRMQTLQYVYGLLPRLKEREKQMADSLSGGEQQMCAIGRGLMARPELLMLDEPTLGLAPILVQWVFQLIRQIRDSGVTILLVEQNAHKALEVADRGYVLENGRIVMESTGDELLRDQGLRKAYLGM, via the coding sequence ATGCTGGAACTTAACAACGTCAATGCCTATTACGGTGACGTGCAGGTGTTGCGAGACATTTCGTTATCTATAAGAAAAGGAGAAATCGTGACGATTGTCGGGGCAAACGCAGCGGGCAAGTCGACGATTCTGAAGGCGATTTCCGGGACGGTCCCGAATGCGGAGGGAAGCATCCGGTTTCAAGGCGAGGAATTGACCGTCATTCCCGCTCACCAACGGGTGGAAATGGGATTGGTACATGTTCCGGAAGGCAGACGGCTGTTCCCGCACTTGAGCGTCCGGGAAAATCTGGAGATGGGAGCATACATCAAACGAGCCCGGTTGCAAAGGATGCAAACGCTGCAGTACGTATATGGCCTGTTGCCGCGGCTGAAGGAACGCGAGAAGCAAATGGCCGACAGTTTGAGCGGCGGCGAACAGCAGATGTGTGCGATCGGCAGAGGACTGATGGCGAGACCGGAGCTGCTGATGTTGGATGAACCGACGTTGGGGCTTGCGCCGATTTTGGTGCAATGGGTGTTTCAATTGATCCGTCAGATTCGCGACTCGGGAGTAACGATCCTGCTGGTCGAACAGAACGCCCACAAAGCTTTGGAAGTCGCCGACCGCGGATATGTGCTCGAGAACGGACGTATTGTCATGGAAAGTACGGGTGACGAACTGCTACGCGATCAAGGGCTGCGCAAAGCGTATCTTGGGATGTAA
- a CDS encoding ABC transporter ATP-binding protein, translating to MLSVQHLTKRFGGLVAVDDVSFEIEEGTIFGIIGPNGAGKTTLFNLITGNLVPDKGEVRFQGQPITGKKPHQIAALGIGRTFQIVKPFAGLTVEQNVMMGALPKHASFHDAKQYARNVIDLLEMTPYLNEEARSLPVGLKKKLELARVLATKPRLLFLDEVMGGLNPKEVQDMLQVVRDLNREQGITICMIEHVMAAVVALCEKIVVLQQGRKLAEGSAAEVTRNPVVIEAYLGGDFAHAGT from the coding sequence ATGCTTAGCGTGCAACATCTGACAAAACGGTTCGGCGGATTGGTAGCGGTCGACGATGTCAGCTTTGAGATTGAGGAAGGGACCATTTTCGGAATTATCGGACCGAACGGAGCGGGAAAAACCACGTTGTTCAACTTGATCACGGGCAATCTTGTGCCGGACAAAGGGGAGGTTCGTTTCCAGGGGCAGCCGATTACCGGCAAAAAACCGCATCAAATCGCTGCGCTTGGAATTGGACGGACGTTTCAGATTGTCAAACCGTTTGCCGGCCTGACGGTGGAACAAAACGTGATGATGGGAGCCCTGCCCAAACACGCTTCGTTTCATGATGCGAAACAGTATGCCCGCAATGTCATCGATCTGTTGGAAATGACGCCGTATCTCAATGAAGAAGCCCGCTCCCTGCCTGTCGGGTTGAAAAAGAAACTGGAACTGGCGCGGGTACTTGCGACAAAACCCCGTTTGCTGTTCCTCGATGAGGTGATGGGAGGGCTGAATCCGAAGGAAGTGCAGGATATGTTGCAAGTGGTTCGCGATTTGAACCGGGAACAGGGGATTACGATCTGTATGATCGAACACGTGATGGCTGCCGTTGTGGCTTTATGCGAAAAAATCGTCGTTTTGCAGCAAGGGCGCAAACTGGCGGAAGGTTCGGCTGCAGAAGTCACCCGCAACCCGGTGGTGATCGAAGCGTATCTGGGAGGCGATTTTGCCCATGCTGGAACTTAA
- a CDS encoding branched-chain amino acid ABC transporter permease, whose translation MSLEQVGASVPVEKKQKFTLKNGMQLAGILLLLLLPLVLQEQDFLVDTLIMIALWGFVASAWNIVGGYGGMLSLGHAAFFGIGAYTSTILFVKYGVSPWIGIMAGAVVAGLFGLFIGAVTLRLHGPFFSLCTIAVAEVLMIIAINWHSLTHGSGGIPVPFRPGAVNMMFDNKVTYFYLAVALLAIPYGLSRWMNRSHFGYYLIGVRENEQAALALGISSVKIRLIAMVISSSLTAMGGTFYAQYIGIVEPLHEFSFQLSAQIALMAIIGGIGTAGGPIFGAALITLLGTVLRSTLGGAQGGVQAVVYGLLLVVVVLVIPQGIVPWFNRFMAKRKRGSVHA comes from the coding sequence ATGAGTCTGGAACAGGTCGGTGCTTCGGTGCCGGTGGAGAAAAAGCAAAAATTCACTCTGAAAAATGGCATGCAGCTGGCGGGAATCCTCCTATTGCTCCTGCTGCCGCTCGTTTTGCAGGAGCAGGATTTTCTGGTTGACACTTTGATTATGATCGCCCTCTGGGGGTTCGTCGCAAGCGCCTGGAACATAGTCGGCGGCTACGGCGGAATGTTGTCGCTCGGACATGCCGCGTTTTTCGGCATTGGCGCCTACACCTCGACGATTTTGTTTGTCAAATACGGAGTTTCGCCCTGGATTGGAATAATGGCGGGGGCTGTGGTGGCGGGATTGTTCGGACTTTTTATCGGAGCTGTTACGCTGCGTTTGCACGGTCCGTTTTTTTCACTCTGCACGATCGCGGTGGCGGAAGTTCTGATGATTATCGCGATCAATTGGCATTCCCTGACGCACGGCTCCGGCGGCATTCCCGTTCCTTTCCGGCCCGGCGCCGTCAACATGATGTTTGACAACAAGGTGACCTATTTCTATCTGGCGGTTGCGCTGCTGGCAATTCCTTACGGATTGTCCCGCTGGATGAACCGTTCCCATTTTGGCTATTACCTGATCGGCGTGCGGGAAAATGAACAAGCGGCGCTTGCGCTTGGTATTTCCAGCGTGAAAATTCGCCTGATCGCGATGGTGATCAGCAGTTCCCTGACAGCGATGGGCGGAACATTCTACGCCCAATACATCGGCATCGTCGAGCCTTTGCACGAGTTTTCCTTCCAGTTGTCCGCCCAGATTGCCCTGATGGCGATTATCGGCGGCATCGGCACAGCCGGCGGGCCGATTTTTGGAGCGGCCCTGATCACTCTCCTGGGGACCGTGCTACGTTCAACGCTGGGCGGGGCACAGGGGGGAGTACAGGCGGTGGTGTACGGGTTGTTGCTTGTGGTGGTGGTTCTCGTTATTCCACAAGGCATTGTGCCGTGGTTTAACAGGTTCATGGCGAAACGGAAGCGAGGGTCTGTCCATGCTTAG